Genomic segment of Oncorhynchus tshawytscha isolate Ot180627B linkage group LG28, Otsh_v2.0, whole genome shotgun sequence:
TGGCAGCAGAGTAACGTGAAAATATAACTTGGGAAATCAAGTTGTTATTAACTAGACCTAATATGAGACTGTCCCTTTGGAAAGAACTATACAAAACACATACTAAAAGGATCCTATAAATGATTTATCTAAAAGCACAGACTGACTCTCATGAAATAATTTTTAATGAATATAAcatgtttatgattttgttgggCAAAAACACATTACCAGTTGTAAATAGGTTGTTAAAATGAAAGTCAGGAGCCATCAACAGACAAAGCATTTCACAAATCAATTGGGAGAAAAATATTGTAAAATGTCTCTGTACCTTCTAAATACCGACCACATTTTCACATAGAAAGTATGCAATTATGTCCCTATTTATTCCACCTGGCCTGAGACATCATAAGACTTGTATGTGGATCCAAGGGGTATCGGGGTACAACATTTTGAGACACTGCACTCTCTCCTATGTGAGTTCTCTGATGTGACTTCATACTGGAGCGCCGGGTGAAGCATTTCCCACACTGTGTGCACTCGTAGGGCTTCTCCCCGCTGTGGACAACAGCATGTCTGATCAGGTTCCACTGCTTGGTGAAACTCCTGCCACACTGTTCGCAGGTGTGCGGTTTCTCTCTGAAACGCCTCTCAGTGGTGCCGCCCGACCTCCACTGTGTCCTCATTCTCTTCACCATGTTAAAACTACTGCGACTCAGGCTGTATCCAGAGAAGGTGGAGGTGGTGGCCATGTTTGACCCTGTCATGCACTCACTCATTCTCACTGTTGCTTCTGAAGCCCTGTGCTGATGCTGCCTTGGCTGTAGAGCTAAACTATTTCCATCATTATTAGAGTTCAGCCGCTCACTGCTCTGTTCTACTGGCATCTGTTGTCTAGTCTCATCAGCCAATGTCCTGACATGTCTTTTCATGTGTGCTGCTGCACTGAACATGTTAGCATGTGGTTTCCCTCTAGAATGCACCGATGGCCCTACATCATCTGTCATAGTAGGAACGGATGGCAGCCCACAATGAGATGGGAAAAAAGAGATATTCTGAGAGTACTCTTCTGAGGCATGAAATGAGAAAATTTGGTGGCCATCAGGGTCAGTGTCTCTGCCTGGATCCACAGAGGTCCACAGCTGCCCATCAGTCTCATCCATGACAAACTGGTCAGGTCCTGTGAGGGCCGTGGTCTGATCcagctcctcctctttctcatccTTCACCATCACTAGCTCTTGTGAGTCCTCATCTGGCCGGTGCTGCTCTGTGCTGAAAACGTCTGTAGATGTGAGCTGGGGTGTGCCTGGTTCCTCTGGACCATCAGAATTGGGGTAATGTTCCACTGAGTCTTCAGGAGATATGTTGGGTTGTGTGATGAAGTCCACATCACAATGCCGTTGCTCAAAGGATGGTGGTTGCCCAGGCTTGGAACCAGACTCTAAAGTTAAGATAAAATAAACATTACAAAAGACCCATAATAGTTGGAAAACACAACTGCTTTAGAACTGACTGAGTGTACGTGCCCTAGGTTTAGCTGAAATGACGCCAATGAACACGCATACCACCACACCCACACAGtcttccatagacagacagagcagtaccCCTTATGGTCGCACCCACCCTCTCCAGTGATCCTGAGCTCTTCCTGAGGGTCAGTCTTCCACACATCCTCTGCTGTCTCCTCATCTTTGATCAGTATGGGTTcagtctctgctctctgctccacATCTGTAGGCTGTAACAGGGGACTGAGGTTATCACTCTGGGACACACCATATCTAACACTTTCATACTCATGAATCACACAAAAGCAGTAAAATCTCCTGAAAATCCAATAACAGAATTGATGCTAGAGGTCAGGTCTCTGTAATTGTAAAAGGTGATGTATCACACCTGGTGTTGAGAGTCCTCTTCAAcagccatctctccatctctccactgtgAGTTACTCCTTTGCTTGTTCAAAACAATCTTGACTGGATATGAAGATCTGGCTGATGCCATGGggtaaaaaactgaaaaataattGTATGGAGTCGTAttaaaacatagtaaaacatttgGGTTTTGTACATGCAATCAATTTATCATGAATAAAACATTACCTTTTCTCCTGACTCGTGTCTTCTTCAGCTCGCCCTCCATCATTTGACACTTCCTTTTCAGTCCATCAATATCTCGCTGGCTTTGGGTCACTTCCAACCGTATAACTGCACAGCTATCATCAACCCGTTTGTTTATTTCTGCTACAGCTGCTTTAGCTAATACCTCCATAATGGATACTAACTGCGCCTGAAAATTGCAACTGGCCATCTTGTCCAGTCCAAATTACAGAATTTGTATTCTCTGTGCTACGTAAAGTCTCCAATTTCCGAGCTAATGTGCAACAAACAATCAGTAGATGTTGACAAATTGCAACAATATTGCTTGTGAGATGCGTGCGCAATTGCAATCGCGCTTCCCTTCAACACGTGACATAAATGTACTACCGTAAATATAAGACTGCAACAGCCCTTCAAAATTGGTAGAATTATCACCGGCCTTGCCTGGCCAGGTAAAAACGAGGTTCTGTTCTAGTCTGCATGTAGAGAGTGCAACTAGATTAATGTAAACGTAATTGAATTATATATTTCAAGTAACTATTGCTTAATACATTAACTATAGCTGATTAACATTAAGAGGTTATTCTCTTAGGGTTTTTAaggcacacatatatatatatatatatacacactgagtgCACGAAACATTAGGATGCCTGCTCTTTCCATGtaatagctttcatctggatagTCTAAgaccccttattgatgccacctgtttaatccacttcaatcaatgtagatgaaggggagaagactagttaaagaaggattttgaagccttgagacatggattatgtatgtgtgccattcagagggtgaatgggcaagacaaaatatttaagtgcctttgaacaaggtatggttgtaggtgcgctggtttgagtgtgtaaagaactgcaaagctgctgggtttttcacgctcaaccgtttcccgtgtgtatcacgAATGagccaccacccaaaggatatccagccaacttgacacaactgtggcaagcattggagtcaataaatcaaattggccagcatccctttggaatgcttttgacaccttgtagagtccacgccctgacgaattgaggctgttctgagggcaaagggggggtaCACTCAATGTAGTGGTATTAGATAAAGTGTATGCATATCAGATAGTGTATAAGAAGATAGCGAGTAGTTGATTTAGCAACGTGAGAGACTATGCATAAAAGTACAGTAGTACTGATATGTCTGTGAGAGTAAGTGAAttatgattgtatgtgtgtgtgtatggagctATGTGCATACAATGACTGTGTGTACACTGACTGGGTGGTTGTTCTCTACAGGAGAGGAAGTAGAGCTGACTTCATCACCCACACCAGTTCACCTCCAAGACTAGAACAggacccacacaaacacacctgtagAGCGAGATACGGAGAGATAAAGTGTAAGCATGCATGCATTGTTGTGACGACTCATCCATTCTTGATTAAATGATTTGTATATGTGGAAGTTGAAGAGTTAGAATGACATGCACCTTGATTTTTGCCCCACATTTTGACAGTTCCGTCATGGGGCGCCACGATGATTGTGCCGTTTGTGAATTGCAGTACACTGATCCTCTTACTGTGTGCCGAGGGAGAATCCATCCAAATCGTCATCATTGAAAAATGAAAATCAGTTTCatcagaggaaaagagagagacatgctcCAGGAGTTGACATTGGGTGGCTGGTTGAATCACATGTTTCCCTTGGAATCTCCACACACACCCAACTCTGGAGACATGACACAGATTAACGATGCAGTTAATACATTATTCATATAACAACTTGTTTACAGATGATTCACAAGATGTATCaaaatgtgtatgtgagtgtCATTGTACTGCAGTGCAGCTACCTCCCTCCACAGTCAATGCAGATATCCAGCCACCTTTTCCCTCACTAGTCCCGTCCATTTCTATCTCAATGTCACCACATGATGACATGTCAGTCTTTGGGCCCATGGCATTCTAGGGAAGGCAGATATTACCATCCATCCATGGCCGAAATGCCAGAGGGGCTGGTCCATTTTTTGTGCAGTGGGCATATAAGGGATCCCTAAGAGGCTAGCCTCTTAAGGATCTGCCActatttttcaattttcgcctaaaatgacataaccAAAGCCAACTGCCTGTTgctcctgaagcaaggatatgcatattcttggtaccagttgaaaggaaacactttgaagttgtggaaatgtgaaaggaatgtaagagaatataacacaatagatctggtaaaagatcatgcaaagaaaagaaaaaaactttattttgtatttttttgtaccatcatttagaaatgcaagagaaaggccataatgtattattccagcccaggtgcaatttagattttggccaactgatggcagcagtgtatgtgcacatttttagactgatccaatgaaccatttcatttctgttcaaaatgttgtatcaagactgcccaaatgtgcctaatttgtttattaataacttttcatgttcaaaattgtgcactctcctcaaacaatagcatggtattatttcactgtaatagctactgtaaattgcgCAGTGCAGTtacattaacaagaatttaagctttctgccaatatcagatatgtctatgtcctgggaaatattcttgttacttacaacctcatgctaattgcatccaagtctgggtttaagggtctcttttccaagcttaaaagaaTAATCATTCAACAAAATGGTCTAGAAATGGTTGAATACCTTGGCCATGTTGTCAATCCAGCATTACATCTGCTGTGTTCAAAATAACTgaaaactcggaactgggaaatctcagacttcagtgagttcaagacacctgggaactctgggggaaaaaaacgatctccgactgggaaaataggttttgaactgtcatccaactcagaattccaagtcaggaactcaggcgtctttctagagctctgacctgaagatcacggacgtcatgattc
This window contains:
- the LOC112226738 gene encoding zinc finger protein 436-like, producing the protein MASCNFQAQLVSIMEVLAKAAVAEINKRVDDSCAVIRLEVTQSQRDIDGLKRKCQMMEGELKKTRVRRKVFYPMASARSSYPVKIVLNKQRSNSQWRDGEMAVEEDSQHQPTDVEQRAETEPILIKDEETAEDVWKTDPQEELRITGEESGSKPGQPPSFEQRHCDVDFITQPNISPEDSVEHYPNSDGPEEPGTPQLTSTDVFSTEQHRPDEDSQELVMVKDEKEEELDQTTALTGPDQFVMDETDGQLWTSVDPGRDTDPDGHQIFSFHASEEYSQNISFFPSHCGLPSVPTMTDDVGPSVHSRGKPHANMFSAAAHMKRHVRTLADETRQQMPVEQSSERLNSNNDGNSLALQPRQHQHRASEATVRMSECMTGSNMATTSTFSGYSLSRSSFNMVKRMRTQWRSGGTTERRFREKPHTCEQCGRSFTKQWNLIRHAVVHSGEKPYECTQCGKCFTRRSSMKSHQRTHIGESAVSQNVVPRYPLDPHTSLMMSQARWNK